The Nasonia vitripennis strain AsymCx chromosome 4 unlocalized genomic scaffold, Nvit_psr_1.1 chr4_random0006, whole genome shotgun sequence DNA window TTAGGCCAAAGCGTCAATTCTATTGGCTTCATTAGACCAAATAGACAGCTGAAGGTAGTAGACGTGACAACGAGAAAACCTTTTGGTCCTAATGAAGAAGGTGAACTCTGCCTGAAATCAGTAGGGATGATGATtggttattataaaaatcccATTGATACTAGTAAGATAATCGACGAAGAAGGTGAGCTGTAATTCAAGCGTGAGCTGCTTATCGAACGATGTGAAAATTAATCATGCGATCGCATAAATCAGGATGGCTGCACACTGGAGATCTTGGATACTACAACGAGGACGGAGAAATTTTCTTCGTAGAAAGAATTAAAGAACTCATGAGATGGCGTAGTAGTAATGTATATCCAATCGAATTCGAAAGATTACTTTTGGAACATCCCGGAGTGTCCGAAGTTGCAGTGGTACCCGTTCCTGACGATGTTGATGGAGATCGACCAATGGCTTTTGTGAAAAAATACCCCGGAACAGAGGTACTCTAGAAAGAATTCATAAACCATGTTTCGAAATGAAATATAGGTACTAAGATGACATGTCTTTTTCAAGGTAAACGAGGAAGAACTCATCGAGCTAAGTTCCGCGGTAGGTAAAGGCCTGAAACTCTGGGGTGGCGTTAAGTTTGTAGATGAACTACCTCGCTCTGTATCGGGCAAAGTTCTCAGGCACAAATTAAAGGAACTAGCTAAAACGTACAAAAAGGAGTTGTGAATCAAAGTACGTTGTCACGGATGAGCCGAGGGCTCTCCGATGACCGGGTCTGGTATCCGCAGCCCGAGAGTTCTCAGAGTCTGCACTTCTGCACGTGGGATCGCTCTCCGTCGGGTAGCGTTGACGGAGCAGCTGGCAGTATTATGATACGTGTCTATAAACCTATATAAAAATAGCctatacaattaaaaaaaaaatcacgcaaATTTATAGTAATTTGAACGTTACAAAGTGAGTAAATTAACCTGATGAGTGCAGtcatttttgatatttcagaCAATTTCAGTAACGTGAAAATATCATTGAAATAGGTTATTAGTAATGTTTGTAccgtttaaaaatatttgaattggagaaattattttatggTTATAAACCCTTAATTAATTTTaccgaaaaataaatatactgAACCACTAAACGCAGCATtggtataatttttacattaaataattattataagtaCTTAAATTATATACGGCTCAAATAAAACTACTAAGAACCAGTAATGCATAGTAAGACAAATATTATCATCAAAGCACGTTAAGATTTACTAATTGATAGACGCCTAAGCAATCTTTATAAACAGATTTCTGAAATGTAAAATGTTATCAAGTGAAAGTAAAGTATCTCATAGTTGTGTGAAAAGTATAAAgctctatatattttttttttacatagcatttggaactcgaaagttcatcgcctcatctacgcaagccttccacgctgccctatcttgtgtcaaccccacccaagatgcacctctccgatcgacacccacccgtcctatttctactagatccgcttttacgttgtcctcccatctacgtctaggtctacctagaggtcgcgttaccatcggcctgcccttcatgacacgcgctgccgtacggtcgtctcccattctcgctacgtgccctgcccatcccaatctgcgcgattttattattctgttaatatttggtgacgcgtacagattgtgtaactcatcattgtgtagtctcctccattccccggtttcctcatctttctgcggcccgtatatttttcgcaagactttattttcaaataccctaaaacggttgtccgcctgcttagtgagagcccacgtttcgcacccgtacagaaccaccggcagtattattgtcctgtatattcttattttaacgtttttagacaaccgtctcgacttaagtaaattactatcatttatggtcgtacccagatacctgaattcgctaaccttttcaaaagtaaaattcccgactctgagatcttcctcccctctgcagatggctagcttatccacaatcatgtactttgtttttgattcactcacttctaaccctgtatactccaccgcttttatgaggatttccgcgtttcttgctaccgtttccctacaatcccccagtatatcccaatcatctgcgtagcctagtatctgcattgttccattaagcgttgcgcccatctggctaatctgcatttttctaacggcatactctaacgttaagttgaacagcaccgtagagagcccatccccttgttttaaaccatcgcgtatcatgaagggttctgatacattaccgcctactcggacctttcccgtgcttccgttcagacatatttgaattaatctcacgagtttttttcggtacaccgagaagtactagaatttgatacattttgcttcgattaatagagtcgtacgcttttttaaaatctataaatagttggtgtatggtttcgcaaaattcccactttttctctaacaactgtcttatggtaaacatttgatcgctcgtcgatctgttgcgccgaaatccgcactgataatctcctactatatcttccgcgaatggagtgagtctagcttgtattatgtttgacagaactttgtagcacgttgctaaaagtgaaatacccctatagttattgcagtctgtcttatccccctttttaaaaatcggtataatgatagattccttccaattttcgggtattgtttcatttttccagatggcacatactagtttatagattttgaaagtgagctggacgcccccatatttgagtaactcagctggtatagagtcatttcccgcggctttattgttttttagttttttaatcgcggcctctacttcttggtagctcggttcctccacgtagggttcagcagtgtaaatttcgtcccctaattcttcgctattttcgtgcacgtttaataatttatcgaaataatttttccacagcgacagtaattcgttgtcatttgttacgaggtccccgttttcgtccttcatcaattgcgctctactcctaaaaccctttctgatggcgttaatccctctgtacatttcgcgggggttattttccttactgttagtttctattctcctagtaagattcttttgatactcacgcttcttatttctgtagatcgcgctcgtctgcttccgtacgttagaatactcttctacggtcctatcgcttctattttgtaagctatctaatttagcctttttgcgcctttcaaaccagagttcgcacttttcgtcaaaccatggtttgctctttggctttttctttttacccagtactttgttcgcggcctcttttaccgttttttcgatgtcaccccataagctattcggttcgtcattcccctccggcgatgtgttcgtgttgtttgcttcttcaagtgcctgaaacctgttattaatttctatctggtacctaattcgctctgttctatctcgtagtttctcaatatcgaagctttctaccttgtttgctcgcttactattttgattcgctactagtgtagctcttaatttggctactactaggaagtggtccgagtcgctatctgcccctctgtaagcccttacgtcaagaacattagtatgacgccttttttcaatgaggaaatgatcaatttggttctgtgtggccccgtccggcgatgtccacgttgccttgtgtatgttcttgtgcttaaaacacgtagttttgattataagatcttttgctgccgcgaaatttatgaccctaataccgttatcattgctggcttcgtgcaggctttccttacctatagtaggcctaaacatttcctccctacctattttagcattgaaatcgcctaatactattcttgtgtcgtaagacgcgaactggtcgattacctgctctaaagtttcgtaatagagatccttagcttcttcttttttgttctccgtaggacagtgtacattaataaatacatatctataccatttcccttcgataatgatgtacgagagcctatcattgacggatttgaaacttttaaccgaatgtatgatgcttttgcttacgagaaatccggtgcctagagatcccccactcccggccccatacaggtacgtgaagttacccgatgctagtactccgccatctggccaccgcgattcctgtattgctaccaaatctagattgtaccaaTCAGCTtactttacgagttctttaaacgcacctgctctgtatagactgcgaacattccaagttccgacccttaagtcccttttggttcggatttgatttttttgagccatgatgttatgttaaacccgcgcgcttcggatcctgttccgatcgcaggtgagtccaccgttctagaggtgataacccccatacctctctagaactaagtatgagagctttccgactttgacgaggacagtgtcaattcgtcgtcagacacactacggtttcattctcgcatcctaacgcccccctgcaaggcagcgcgccttcgctggcatcgttaccgcgtaagaccaggtgacgaatcattctacatatcccctttcggggcagttgtcatcgctcccgcatcctcctcggcagcaggatttttgcccatttttgtaatgtgtgaggAAAGAgatgagagataagagataatgtgaagtgtttttgttgttgtggtgcttgcgtagcgtttctagatgaatgcgttcgacagtgtgggctcatcacacccatgcctgttcctatcggctgtccgcggctgcttattcaatttattcgtagctaacctctttctcaggggctgttcctctatccgcaacctaaggacgcgctgtgtagtggtgataggcacccacccgtccgatctggacgacaacgcccaagacccgcttagggtagcggcattgtaacagaaaGCTCTATATATAAGGTAATTAATTAGAAACATTTTGTTGTCGTTGTATGTATTGTATTTTGTTGTATAAAATGTCAATAAGAacgtaataaaaatcaataagcaattaaatataaatccgCACGCaatatgtaaataattttgtacataTATTGAAATATGAATTTGCAATGTTCAAGTCGATACATCTATGCTCGAATTTTTCTTGGTATATATTTTgagttaatttttcttaatagAGATACGCCCAATATGGAActacatagtgaatttgacTATAACTTTCGATTAGCTCAGTGATAATTGCTCAACCTGAAAGATTTTCTTGCATTTATAGAGGCTTATGAAGTTCTGTGCGGTAGGGCTattaattttccaaaataaccAAATGGGAAAAACCAAACCGTAAAAGCTAATTTTTTTGGATATCGAAAAAGTGTAGCTCAGTATCAGACGCCGTTGATATTTACGATAATTACGATATGTATGCATTGTAAagcgtaaaaattatttttcgtttgAGCCGGTTGACGCTTGTTTGTCAtggaatttattaatattttcaaaattcattaaaatcgATCGCAGTTTCTCTTCGAGCTTCCCTTAAGGCATTTCCAGACTAAGAAATGTTTTTTAAAGCTATTGTAAGCGTTTGAAAGTCTTACATTCAAAAATCACTACTGTGGCAATTCTATATGCTAAAACAGGTTTCATACTGGGAAAACATGTCTCGGTCCATACTGGGAAAAAGTGCCTTGAGGTTATACCGCGGAACGGTCAAACTCCACCTCTACGGTGGTAAAAGTTATTAAACTTGCTTAATATTTATCTGCCAAGAAGCAGAAATTATCTTTTGACagcttcaaaaaaaaaatgcgaaaataatattttctcaATCAACTTTTTCCCTCTTGCTCGAGCAACACGGCCTCGGAGTATGGCTTTCAAAATATGACTCAGAAGCTTGAAACTGTTGCGTCCCATGCTGGGCGCCGTCCCGCGCTGGGCGCATCTACCCTATATTTCTGTCCTCCAAAATGCAAAATCGAATTAAAACCAGAACTTGAGTCAATTACGTACTGAGACAAAAGCTAGCGACTTACGTGATTAATATCCACCCAACTATAAGATGaaccctatatttatataggtatTGGGCATTCATCCATTTATACGTAAACTGTTATAATACAGGGATGGAAATAAGACaataaattatacattttCGCAATAATAATGTTGCAGAAATATTCACGATACAACTATAATTATAAACCATGTACCCGTATTCTTTCAATCTATACTAATCGGGATTAGACCGGTATcaataaaacaatattattattctcgaATCATATTGCGCTCAACTTTATACGCATTCTGTGAAATTCTGTTTGACAAGATAACGAAGGATCCCGAGGTAGATACGGTATATTTCCGGTATATATCCAAGCTACAAGCGGTAAATTTGATTTTCCTCCTCGTCGCAGCtccatatatataataatacacatcgctcgcccgcgcgcgcactctaTCAATACCGACGTAATCTAATTTAACGGTAAATAGTGTCCCGTCGTTCCCTCCAGACGTACAACAATGCCATCGTCTTCCGCGCTGTCCAATATAGCGTGAGCCCAGTCATCGTCGGCAAAGCAGACAGCGTCGACTTATAGTTGCCTTATCCATTGACGCGCGGGGAGCATCGTCGCGCACGCGCTCGATGATGAGGTACGTTCTATTTCACTCAGCAGGTGGACTTGATTAACAGCGAgctaattttgaaaaaatacatcAGCCATCGTCGCTTGTAAAACTACATCGTAGAGTCATTCAGTTGCTTATAATTTCGCATAATGAAGCCTTGATATGGTTAACTCAACTATACAGCATTGATGATTATACGTTGTTGACCCGATAAGCacgctttgaaaaaaaagcattCCTAAAGAATTTTCGAATGTCCGCATTAAATAAAGACTTAtagtattaaaaaagtattcatAAAGTATTCTTAATGAACAAAATTATCAAATACAAAATCCTATTAATCAGAAGCAAAGTATTTCGAAGTAGTAAAAGTATTCATAAAGTATTCTTTATGAATGAacatataaaagaaaaatcgctgattttcgtaaaacacCTTACTCTTCGTGACTTTTtgctattttcaagcctagacaactttttacccaggcaaccatttttaactcgCCAGCccttaaattaaagctctcttcTGATACTTCGATCCTAGCAATACAAATTTTTGGATTACACCTTCAGATACTGATTGGGTAAAGTTGAACCATGgttaattttcgtttatttttcccatgttaaattcccataagagaatttaaactgcccggcaaaaaaataggtattttttaatcttgggaacccaaggtttttcgggttctgggtggcctaaggaacccaaaataagttggtctggtaggtgtgtcctcaaatttcaaatttgttcactcagaccccctgaagtgtccggttttctctggatttgcacatatcaTGAATATTAAGAACTAGTGGACTTTCTACAAACTCTCGGTCTCAAAAACCCCACTTTACTTTTATTActgaatataattatatttttttctgcaaTTATTCATTGGTTgccatttatttatttattattaattagcCCATAAGTAAATGTAATTCGATTTAGGTAAATGGTTAGCGCACTCAATTGCCGTGCCGAAGTTCAAGGGTTGATTCCCATCACCgtcaaaaacttttaatttcttGATTATATTTCTTCTAATATATGAATAACATTAATAATACCTATACAACGCGTGTGCGAcattttaacgaaaattaaattctttaaaaGCAAGAAATATTTATGATTACTTTATAAATGCTTTATGATTTCTTTAGTGGTAACAACTAATCCATGTTAAATACTAAGGAATACTTGGTCATTACTGTATGACTTCTGTTTTGGCACCAGAGCATCTGCTgcgaaatttcatttaaaacaTAATAATTCTTTATGAATTATTCTGAAGCGGACATTCGTTAAAACCTGAAGCTATCATTAAGAATTCtacaaaaatacttattgAAAAAAGCATTCACTAAGAATTCATtacagtttttataaaatttcccAATGCTGATCGGGGAACACTGCAGACGATGCGAGAGCGCTTTGAGAAAAAAACGCGTCATGTATGCGCCTGGATTTTGAAGTTCAGTATACACGGTCATGCTCGTTATCAATACACACAGGCGGTGATTCATCGCAAAAATCTGTTGAAGATTATTTTTGCTTGCGCCAAGTAGGAGCAGTCCGCGAGCCGACTCGGTGCTAGAAGCATCGCACGAACCCCGAGTTACTGTATACGCTGATAAGGAGTGAGTTATCTCGTACTGGATTCGAATCGTtcacaaattttcaaatttactcCTTCGATAATAAtagctaattttttttttccgtaACAGACGTGACGTCCGAAAATGGAAGGCTCACCGTTTATTCCGAGGGCTTCGATTCTCAACAGGGACAGGACTGTGACCAACAAAGTGCTGCTGATCATTTTCTCAGTCCTTTTCGCGATATGGGTCCCCATAGTGATATACGGTACTGTAGATAAGCTCGATTTTATTTACGAAAATCACCTGCGCTCATTGGCCTGACTTTAAATTTTTGTTCAGCTTTCTGCGTGGGAGATGTCTCATCCCTATTCCCCAAAAACTCAAGTCCAAGCATTAAAGCATTCAACGTTACGTCGTACGTACTATGCATTTATTCTCACGCTTTTGCAAAATGTTATAGAATTTATCTAGATAACGTAaacgtttttttcttcagaTTTTTCATCGTTCTCGGCTACTCGATGCTTGCCGGATCGTTGTCGATCGTACTATTCGTAGCCATGCGGTACATACCAAAATTTTCATACTGCGTATTGTTCACGTTCTGGATGCCCGTTGTGTACTGTACTTTGGCAGCCGTTTACAAGCTCAGTTTGCAGTCCGTGTGGGTAATGATCGGCTCGTACTTGAGCTGCGTCTTTGTGTTTTACCTCCTGCAAACGGAATGGCTTCACTTGCCCGAAGGAATTTTGAAAGAATCTTGCAAGTAATGAGATGACATAAAGTGCATAATTCACCATAAGTGCCATGCATGTTGAATATGTGGATTTTGTTATTTCCAGCGCTGTCATGTTCTTCCCCTCGGCCATTGGATTTTCCATTCTGATCAACTTTGCGGCTCTCTTGGTTCTAGTCCTTACGATAGTTGTAGTATTACTCCTGAAAGACTTAAACACATTTCTCGCCCTCCTGATTCAACTGTTGGACGTTGTTATCGGAATATGGGCGATGTCGGTCATCTTGCTTCTTGGTCTGATGTCCCTAAGCAGCACTTACGCAACCTGGTTTTGGACGGCTAACAAAAATGAAATCCCCAACGCCACCGTCTTGCGTGCTTTCAAATTGAACAGCAAGTAAGCGAAATGACAGTAAACGTGCGTATGGCCAAATGTTAGTTTTTTGTTGACCGTTGATGCGATGACAGGTACCATCTTGGCACGGCAGCTTTTGGCACAACGATAATAGGTCCGGTGTACTCGTTCTACCTGGTGCTAGCTCATGGAATATCCAAATTCATGGACGACTACGACAAAGCTtacatcttcttcttcatctacAATTTCTTTGACGCCATCGCCTTGAAGTTCACCTTTATCGGTTCCATTGTAAAGTGCGCCATCAACGGCACGAATTACCAGGAATCCGCGACCCGGGCAATCAACGATCTGGAAGAACACCCCAGACGGTGTCTCGTCGTGACGAAGGTGTGTATCTCTGAAAAGGCGCTTTTTGGTCAACTTCAATATTACGAACCGATCGTCATAGGTGTTCGAGTACGTTCTGACGTTCATTGGATGCATACTGGTGCTCTGCGTCGGCTTATCGATCTTCGCCTACGTGAGCATCGACTTCGGTGACATCAGCAGCAGAGGCAATATCGTCTTGTGGGCCATCGTCTTCGGCGGCATGATGTTCGTACTACCCATGTTCTGGACGATTTCGTCGGCTTACTACACAATACTGTTCTGCGTCATCGAAGACCTGGAGATTCACAATGGTACTCAAGAAAGACCCTTTGTCATGAGTCAGAAACTTCACGAAGCTGTCAATCACAACGGACCGCCGGCTTCCTTCCACAGCTGTATGACCTGCTGCGGAGCTATCAATACCGATCAAAGGATcgaatgaaattttcaaaacgcttCTATATAGCTTTAAGTTTAATTTTAGCTCATCAACGATCGATTCGATATAATTACGACACacgcagcatttttttttattcgacgGACAAATAAACGTTTTATATTTCAGAGAAAAACTTCTCCGACGCATGACTTAATCGGTAAAATTACCTGCCGATCGATATCCACGGCGAGGTGCAATAAAGCATACGGAGATAGCGAGAGCAATGTTTATATATACCTTTGACAGAGCTGAGCACTTTGAACGCGCGCACGTAATAAATATCAAACGAAGATATCAGGTAAATTTAGCAGATTAGATTAGATAACGCGCTTACCCAGTAACCCGAGTGAAGACTCGACAGGCGGATGCGCCTCAAACTCATAGACTCGCATCGACAAAAAAGATAAGTCTGGTGCCAATATCATGACTAATGGTCAGTTGTATATAGATACACGAATGGAATACCCATcaaatttttatgtatttttcgGAGAATAGATAATTCTCAAGAGCCAAGAGGAAGCTGTATCCGTCGGAAGCGTTTATCGCGTATGATTCGTGTTCTGCGAAAATCTGAGTgcaagtaaaagaaaaaacaacgaACGGGGTATCCCCGCGTCGTTTAAAAGCTATATAAATAGAGCTGAATCAtggatattatatttttcgcTGTTATATATATTGGGTGATTCTGTCATAACATGTTCAGATAGTGGAGTCCAAGTCTGAAAAATACTTGAGCGAGCGAAAAAAgataattattaaaacaatCATTAAATTGGTGTAAAATTGTGACGATAAATGCCCGGAAAATACTTATACCGATACATTGGAAAGATCTATCAATATACTTCTGACTCAAACTGTCTCTGTTTCATCCCGTATAACGTAATTATGCGCCATACTTTCTTATTATTGTTATCGACGAGTTTCTATTTTTTATGCATTTACTGATCTGCCAGCTTTATTAGTTCACGAGTAGGTACCCGGGgctaaaattgattttttgttatgAGATGTAAGACTCAAACCGTACtggtaaaatataattatgaaaTAACTGGCAGGCAAAACCTAAAACATTTTCAGTTTCTTGGCGGACGCAGTTTTTAGGGGATGAAACTGAGACTTTGGGTCTTAATCATTGATTTGTCTTAATTACTGCtctaaaagttttttaaacaCTTAATCCAGGCAAGTTCCAATCGTTTTTAGAACATGTGTACCTACGTACCTTCGATTTTGAGTACACACGAGCGActttatgaatgaaaaaattaactaCGCGACTTTTCTTGCATACCAGCTTAGGTTCCACCGAAGAGCAGTTGGTTGATAATTAAAGATTGATTTTCTCGACAACGTGCTCACTACTTGCACGCCATTTCAAAATCGTAAGAAGAAAAGAGTTCGCGTTGAAAAATCATTACTCATTCGAATGTTCGCGCGTAAAGATGTATAGGTACCAGCGCCATCTGTTCTTTTCCCGCCAAAACCGCGCTGCAGTCGGCAGCTTATTCCCCATCCGATAAATGTACACATATAGGTACAGCGCACCCGCCGCACAGCAGTAAGCAGCAGCTGTAGATCGAGTCGCGCAAGCGAGAGAATAGAAGCCGCCCTCGCAGCTGTCGCTGCTGATGCACACCTGGCTCGGCGGTGTCGAGCGAAAGCAGACGCGCAGCTGCGCGACAGGCCAAGCCGCAACAAAGTGCACAACCTCGGGACACCGCCGCGTCTTCGGCTGTTCGGCCACTCTCGTTCGCGCCCTCGGCCAGATCATCTCGCGCGTTCATCACTCAGTCAAACTGTGCGCGCTCTCGCGGCTTCGGGCATCATCGCCGCGACGACCGAGAGCCGCGCGAGAGTAGGCCGAGAGCTCCCTGCTCTCCTCTCCTCGTCGGTCCTCCCTCTCTCCGACTACTGCGAGTATCGCCGCACCGACAACGCCGAGGACTGCCGAAATGGAGGAGAGCCAGCGATCGGAGACGGTCGCCGTGCTGGCGGACATGTCCGAACAACTGGCGAGTGGGACCGAGGAGCAGAATAGTAAGCAGCATCAGCGCCGGGCTCAGCAAGTTGTCGTCGCGACGACGTCTACTGCTGCGgcggccgccgctgccgctgcggtgcgcgccgcggcgacgacgacggtcACAGCGGCCGCTGCCGTTCACCCGGTCGCTGTAGCCACCAATGTCGCCGCGGCTGGTCTACCCGTCGGCGTCGGGGTGCCGG harbors:
- the LOC100294694 gene encoding uncharacterized protein LOC100294694, yielding MEGSPFIPRASILNRDRTVTNKVLLIIFSVLFAIWVPIVIYAFCVGDVSSLFPKNSSPSIKAFNVTSFFIVLGYSMLAGSLSIVLFVAMRYIPKFSYCVLFTFWMPVVYCTLAAVYKLSLQSVWVMIGSYLSCVFVFYLLQTEWLHLPEGILKESCNAVMFFPSAIGFSILINFAALLVLVLTIVVVLLLKDLNTFLALLIQLLDVVIGIWAMSVILLLGLMSLSSTYATWFWTANKNEIPNATVLRAFKLNSKYHLGTAAFGTTIIGPVYSFYLVLAHGISKFMDDYDKAYIFFFIYNFFDAIALKFTFIGSIVKCAINGTNYQESATRAINDLEEHPRRCLVVTKVFEYVLTFIGCILVLCVGLSIFAYVSIDFGDISSRGNIVLWAIVFGGMMFVLPMFWTISSAYYTILFCVIEDLEIHNGTQERPFVMSQKLHEAVNHNGPPASFHSCMTCCGAINTDQRIE